From Babylonia areolata isolate BAREFJ2019XMU chromosome 14, ASM4173473v1, whole genome shotgun sequence:
cacacacacacagacagcaatcGCAAAGGTCAGAAAGTATTGCAAGTTGCAATGGTTAGTGCACTTGTCCCCACACTCTGGCGTCCCACACAGGCTACTGACAGGTCATGCAGGACCAGATTTCAGTCTCTCCAGGTTTCAATTAagggttttgcttttgtttgttttcttgttttcaaccGTCTTGTTCTTTCTCAACCTACTTGTGACATATTCGCTTTTCCTTTCCAACCATTCtattgtttccctttctttctgagtTGATGATTTAGTTTGCAGACTGAATTTACATTCTAATTTGTTTATGTGCGGACTTCGGCTGGAGACTAGTGGATATGTATCTTCTTTCTCGTGTTTCTGCCTTGGGTGATTTTCTTGGAATGGGAATTTCTTTGGCTGTTACGGTCGTTTTCACTGAAGgttcattgtccttcacaaatgaTGTCCCCAGGCCTGATCAGCCTTTGGGTTTATGCGTTTGTCAAGAATCTGCTCATTTTTtaaagatgtgttgtagcgtatatggaccagcCTCCGTGAAACAACCTGATGATGCTGACTGGTGAGGAGACGGGCCACTAGGCGGCGCTGCTGACGCGCTGGGCATTCTGAAGCTGCCGTGATACGCTGACAGACTATTACTTTGATGATGCTTGCTTCTGTCACATGCGAATGTTCTGACATCATTTTCTGCTTTTGTGCATATCGCTAGATATTCATTTCCCATGCAAGTTAAAGTGTTgtccagagggggaaaaaaagacataacaaccaccagaaaataaaacaaaaacaaaaaaaacaaccaccacaacagcaacccccccccccccacacacacacacacacacgtacatgtacttTGAATTCAACTGTCAAATGATTTGCTGAATTGCTAAcctttcttgtcctttttttcgGAAGGGGCGGGGATTGTGTACTGCACAGACGATATTTTGTGGGCATAGTAAttgccatgatgatgataatgacaatgaaaacgatgaagaataggaggaggatgCCATAACTTTCACCCCAAGATGTACGGAGGTATGTAAAATATCAGCAAGAAATATTGGTAAATCAGGCAGCCTGCCCAACAACTGATGCACCAAAGTTGGcaacactgtgttgttctgtttcgTCATGCTACGAAAACCACACATGCGTTTGGCGTTACGCAAAGGCTACGTAGATTGATAAATGATTGCTTTGTGAGTGGACAATGATTGTTCTTCGTTAGTTTCAGTAGACAATTAAGACTTCAACTAACCTGAGAACTTGTTTTACACAAGAGAAGGTGAGTATCATAAAAAAATGGAttcagtaatccccccccccccccccccccaatccaaaGAATCGACTCGGAATTTCAGTTGTGGTGTAAACACATGAAGTGCATTCTTGCACGCAGTAGTGAATTACGCCACACGCCATTATCTGGCTGGAACAGTAGGATGACCATATTTCAAACATGCTCAAATTATCTGCACTTCTCgtataacagaagaaaaaatgcagaagtttcagtttcagtttcaagggggcaaGAAAATGTACGCATAAATCTGTACTGTATACGCAACACGACATGTTATtcacttgaggaaaaaaaaaggaagcagataCCTAACctgtgcatgtggagtgatgacctagaggtaacgagtccgcctaggaaacgagagaatctgagcgcgctggttcgaatcacggcaaaattctgtagaaaaaatccacttcgataggaaaaacaaataaaactgcacgcagggaaaaaagaaaggatggcgctgttgtgtagtgacgcactctccctggggaaagcagccctaatttcacacagagaaatctgttgtgataaaatgaattacaagtacaaatacaatgATTCCAAATACAATGATTCCAACGCCCTGGTTAAACCTGAAGAGtccacaggggaaaaaaatatatatatgtgtgtgtgtgtgtgtgtgtgtgtgtgtgtgtgcgtgcgtgtgtctgtaagatatatatatctctctctctctctcataaacacacacacacacacatgcatgcaccagacgcatgcaagcacgcgtacacacatacaaagaaaacgTTTAAAACGTTAATCAGCTTTCAACCATGTGTATTCATTCCGCGACTCGGCATCAATTCAACGCAgtttatgaacacacacaagcaaatctTCTTTAAATTCCGAGAGAATACAAAAAAGTGATCACATCGGCATATTATATAATCATATTTGTGTAGTTTGGAATGGTACTGGAGAATGTTTAGAAAGAAAATATCAAAAGTGTTCAAAGGTGAAGTCAAACGTAGAAGAATCACTGCTATTTGGAAATGACGATGATTATAGTGataataatattactactactaataataataataactattgttatgatatatcattatcatttttatcattactgttattattatgttAAAAAGATGAAATATTTGATCATATGAATTCCCTGTGTTAAACATAGAAGAATCACTACTATTTGGCAAAGAGGATGATTAGTTAAACCACCgaagtgacaaaaaacaaaacaaaaaaactacaacaaaaaaccccaagaaaacaacaacaacgttattaTCATTGTGCAGGATCCATATCTGGAACTGGCAGAGCAACGTCAGCAGCTTCAGTGGGGCATGTCTGGTTCCACTTCAGTGAGTCTTCTGATGAGCAGGACACCGTCACGGATTGGCACCAGaatctgaaacaaacaaatatatacactGTACTGTATAAGAGAAAAGAATTACACTCCACAGCCTGTTGCAACACCACAGTCGGGCGCCTGTGGCCAGGCAACACTGACACtgctgtgaactgtgttcactcacagcctgtccacCACAGGGCtttcctgtgtcagtgtttgttttttttccagaggaaCGTGGTGTGAAACCACTGATATGTTCAATTACGTTTGAAGGTTGGTTCTGAGCAAGGAAACTCTCTTCTGCATGTGTCCACATGCATAGAACCTGTGCCAACGAATGTATTGTATACACGGAAAAGCCTATTTGTACACgtgagtaaacgtgggagttgcagcacatgaacacagaagaagaagaagaagcagaagaagaagaagaaagaaggagaagaagaagcagaagaagaagagaaggagaagaagaaggaggaaaaggagaagaagaagaagaaaagaaggagaagaagaaaagaaggagaagaagaagaagaagaagaagaaagagaagaagaagaagaacaagaaggggaagaagaaaagaagaaacatagCTGATTCAAAAATTCAGTTTACTTGCTGTTCTTATTATACAACACTGTTGATTTTAACTAGGTCTGAAGCCCCATAGttgttttaataataatgataataataggcaTGTGTAATGATTGTATTCTACCTCCTCAGCACAGGGCGCTAACAATTAACACAAATATGGGGGGTATGGGTGTTGGTATCATGGTTACAAAAATTAACACCACAGCACATTATAATCAAGACATatgaacaagacaaaaacaaatgtgtcaatgacacacacacacacacacacacacacacacacacacacacacacacacacacaccaaaatgaaaaaagaagagtaaAGATGTTGGgtcagaaaagaacaagaaaggtaCAGGGGAGAGTATTCTGGTACaagggattcaagattcaagatggtttattcagtcaaggccatagccccatatgctcagggggcaacaacaaaattttgttttgtatgtgtcattgtaattgttaatgcaaacagtgcagcatattccacaagctccaataaaactaggatataagtgtctctcttaaatgaaatgctttagagggaaacaaagcgaaactacgtatagtgttttcatccaccaatgacatcagtaaacacagtcGAAACGTACATGGATACAcataatatttttttaggaatgagctggattcgtaggtcattaaggacaggacatttcaaaacaaaatggacttcatcctctctggattccccgcacaaaggacacattaaacCAGAATGATAAATGGatttataacgatatctatgtatgtttaattcagagataccaaatctgaatctagtAAGAATAAGTCGTAGGCGTctgttcaaatcaatcaaaaggtatcgcttcactATGTGATCTGAAACATAAACTCGATACATGTCAAACCTGTTGCTTGACTGGATATggctttcccactcctgccacctacagtctatcaattGTTGTCGAacaatttgtacaaatctagtttCATCACTAACCCCTTGAAATTCCCAAGTATACCCAACCCCAatttcacataaacacactcgaATTTTCGATAgccaatttcttttccctcttgaaTCTCAATCATTTAGCATAATATAAGATTTCTAGGCAGTTGATTATTACTCATTtttaataatttcaaccaataacgaatgcatctaatggcagagttaatataaattggATACCTATCAGTCTCTCCATACACTAAGTCATTGGGTGTTCTCATTTAAACCCCCAGAAACTTTTTAAAACCAATTAAATGAACAGATTCACAATGCATACCAGCTTTTCTATCTAATCCCCATATTTCTGAACCATATAATACAATAGGTTGTATCTGGATattaaatattttcaaaaagagGTCAAGAGAGTTATTGTTCAGCAAACacagtttcttcataatatgtaataatgcattctttgctctgctagctaaatccttacatgcagctacaaaactcaaacgcgtAGAGAAAaatattccaagatatttatacacattaacCACTGGCATTACAATACCATCATAAACCCACTTTTCCCTCGCTGCCAAATAACCCCcttttctgaaaacaacaacattactctTATCCATATTAACCCGTAATTGTAACTGATAAGCTGAAATTTTCAAATTATTGAATTGTATCTGGAAACCAACAACTGTCTCAGAGAGCAAAACTATATCATCGGCGAGTAGTAAAATAAACAATTCCATTGGATCAGTTGTGAATctagcaccatgcctaccctATCTATTATCTCTACcgctaattcgtttataaataatgaaaacaaaataggactacatacATCTCCCTGTTTGACACCtcttgtacaatatatatatatatatatatatatatatatatatatatatatatatataattagtaaGCTTGTTACCACATCTAATTCTTGTTTCATCAGCACTATACATACTCTTAATGCAACTGAATAGTTTTCCACTAACTCCATTTTTGATAAGAAttggccataataaatttcgattaattgagtcaaatgccttttcaaaatcaatgaacgctacataaagtttacaATTACATGAAAATTGTTTCTGTATTAGGgcaaaaagagtaaacatatggtCAGTTGTTGAGTAACCTGGTTTGAACCCAGCTTGATGTTCTCCAgttatattgttatattctacatattccTGAAGCCTTTGGTTAATAATActggtacaagagagagagagagagagagagagagagagagagagagagttcatttaaggccatggccTCCTATGAAGAGGGGCAATAACAGAGTTGATAATTAATGCATAGAgaagcaccacaggtcctcacagAATTTAAAATACAAGAGACactcgcagctgaaatgcttGAACAGATAAAATACCAAACTACGAACGatattttcacagagagagagagagagagagagagagagagagagagagagacagattcagattcagattcagattcagattctagGCCCCTCATAAAGTGGTAAATGAACAACATGCTTCATATCAAACAAACATGCAACAGCCAAATAAATATCGAAGCACACAGCTACAGAAACGCTGCATTGAAGTACAGTTAACCAAGAAGTtacaatttgagagagagacagagagagacagagggagagacagagagagagagagagagacagagacagagacaaagagagtcagagagagagagagagacccacttTATGCAGACGGCTGTCCTTGGCCACGAACTCCCCGAAGATGCGAGAGGCACTGGGCTTGTCTGAGGGGAAGTAACTCTTTCCGTGCATGTAAGCGTTGTCCACCGCCACCGTCCCGTTCTCTGCCAACAGACCCTCCTCAAAACACAGctggtgcgcgcgcacacacacacacacacacacacgaaaacacacgtgcacatgctcgcgcgcgcacacacacacattcacacatacacacgctggtTGAGTAGTTAGTTTGTCGTTTTATCTTATTCATAATTTTTTTGTGATGTACACTCAGGTGAGAAGAACAGGAAAagtagtgatgataattatgggaTAAGGGTGAAGCTGGGAAAAGCTGGGGTGGGTTTTCGTCCAAAATCACAATAATATTATTGTGGATGGATGTTAAACAATGGAACTAACgtatgcacatgcgcacgcacacacactcactcacacacatgcacacacacacaaatagacactaatattcagcgcacacacacatacatacaaacatatacgtatatatatatatatatatatatatatatatatatatatatgtgtgtgtgtgtgtgtgtgtgtgtgtgtgagtgagtgtagagagagagagagagagagagagatacatagatacacacacacacacaaacatactaatGTTTTCGTGGATGAACATGCCCACACatctgcacaaacacactcacatatatacataaacattcacatgaaacacaacgataataataaaacgatgataatgatgacgatatgaCTACGATCATAATGTTGACggccacaaagacaaagacaatgacaaatatAGTGACACGACGATGATGAGCAATACTCGTATGATAATGCTGAGGCAAAGAACCTGAGGGTGATgagaggatgatgacgacgatgatgataatgatgacgacaacaaagacagcaacaataataatgaaaatagaaaCAAGGGTTACCATAAATCAGAAAGcaaaaggaacaaaagaaaaaaaaaattaagatggAAATAGTTTagtagacaaataaatagataaacgtaTGAATACAGATATAAACTGACAGAtgaatacgtaaataaataaatacagaagtAGCAACCTTAAGGTAGTCGATGTATTCCGACTTATCAGCATCCAGGAAGATGAAGTCGAACTGTCTGCCTTCCTTCAGCAGTTCTTTCATGGAGTCCAGAGCGTTCCCTGGTTCAGATCAGGATCATTATTGCGTCATACACTACGTCACTTCTTTGACTTACTCTccagctttttaaaaaaacaaacaaaaaaacaaaaaacaaccttgcccttgtgtttgtgtgaggatagaaggggaaggggagaagtgTAAGAACGCgctcacgtgtgtatgtgtgtgtgtgtgtgtgtgtgtgtgttggtgggtgaggGGTTTTCGTGGGAATTAgcctgtgtatatatatgtgtgtgtgtgtgagcgtgagtgtgagtgtgtcaagtcaagtcaagtcaagtcaaaatgatctttattgagggtaaaagaataagcttatacagcttttttacatcctgccctcttaaaaaaagagaagaaaattttttttttttaatttaaaagggaagaaatgggggaagtgggggtctggaaaagatatatggaaataaacaattacaagaaatacacaaaaattctaccgagaacaacaacaacagaaataatacaagcgtaaaaagcaataaatttacatatgatactgacacgattacaacatgcaatgcgacactcttacatcattgacttaattcaggaagaaaagagagagaggaaaaacgagagagaaagctacatatatatacatgcacatacacacacacacacacacacatatatatatatatatatatatagagagagagagagagagagagagagagagagagagacagagacagagatagagagagagaaacagacagatgggtaaaggtaacagtcgagagatggaaaggagacagaaagtcagaaggacagagaaggtttaaagttagaaaaatagacagacaagtatatagacagcagatacaatgatagtcaAATTGAAGGAtcaagggatcatattttttccatcaaatatttcttaagtgcttttttgaatggttgctttagacgacatgactttaaagaaggaggtaaaccattccatatcgttcccccagaatatgttaaactagatttatataaattgtttcggggtcgtggaaaagatagtttgtgagtgtgtctattgtgtgagtgtgtgtgtgggtgtgtctgtgtgtgtgtgtgtttgtgtgtgtgtgtgtgtgtgctctgtgtgtgtgtttctctgtgtgaatgctGAACGTGTAAatactaattaaaaaaaacaaaacaaaaacaaaacaaacaaacaaaaacaacaaccaaaaaaacaaacaaaaaaacccgccacCACACCTATTTTGATGGTGATCTTCTTCCCATGTGGCACCGAGTCAAAAACCGCCTGATTGCGTTCCTTCAGGTAGGGCTCTCTGTCCAGCGTCACCAACTGGCCGTCTGCAGGCAGCGCTTCAGCCATGCAGAGGGCGCTGT
This genomic window contains:
- the LOC143289472 gene encoding O-methyltransferase MdmC-like — protein: MSEPAAILTPHPALRRYQDPALLELMDVLELARSTGSDPQVVEGIRKVLHHVDLREDFTLRSSTDESAVCRKVTQETVDMQWSELKEQGKTTQNLPPRMLSGRLEGQFLKSILSAQRARRVLEVGMYTGYSALCMAEALPADGQLVTLDREPYLKERNQAVFDSVPHGKKITIKIGNALDSMKELLKEGRQFDFIFLDADKSEYIDYLKLCFEEGLLAENGTVAVDNAYMHGKSYFPSDKPSASRIFGEFVAKDSRLHKILVPIRDGVLLIRRLTEVEPDMPH